The following proteins are encoded in a genomic region of Acidobacteriota bacterium:
- the pdhA gene encoding pyruvate dehydrogenase (acetyl-transferring) E1 component subunit alpha — translation MPKRTIYEAVTERLEILDKDGKADKALVPRLSDEQFRDLYRNMVWMRRFDEKALNLQRQGRLGTYGSLRGQEAAQAGLALAMEEVDWMVPSFREHGIMMLRGIPGHLIYAFWKGDERGSRFPEGTRCLPPAIPVGSQLLHAVGVGLALKLRGEDAVAVGFAGDGASSEGDFHEALNFAGVFRPKTVFYIQNNQWAISVPFRQQTAAGSIAQRAHGYGIPGIQVDGNDVLACYAAAKEALDRARSGGGATLIEAHTYRMENHTTADDAKKYRPPEELEYWAQRDPLARMRAFLESRKLWSEAEEEAFLEEASARVERDVEALEAMPEPHPSEIFDSMYSELPWNLVEQREALLNEVGR, via the coding sequence ATGCCCAAACGCACGATCTACGAGGCGGTCACGGAACGGCTGGAGATCCTCGACAAGGACGGAAAGGCCGACAAGGCCCTGGTCCCGCGTCTCTCGGACGAGCAGTTCCGCGACCTGTACCGAAACATGGTCTGGATGCGCCGCTTCGACGAGAAGGCGCTGAACCTCCAGCGCCAGGGGCGGCTCGGCACCTACGGCTCCCTTCGGGGCCAGGAGGCCGCCCAGGCGGGCCTCGCGCTGGCCATGGAGGAGGTGGACTGGATGGTGCCCTCCTTCCGGGAGCACGGCATCATGATGCTCCGGGGAATCCCCGGCCACCTGATCTACGCTTTCTGGAAGGGCGACGAACGCGGCTCGCGCTTCCCCGAGGGAACGAGGTGCCTTCCGCCCGCCATTCCGGTCGGGAGCCAGCTCCTCCACGCCGTGGGCGTCGGACTGGCCCTGAAGCTGCGCGGTGAAGACGCCGTGGCGGTGGGCTTCGCGGGAGACGGCGCCTCCTCCGAGGGCGATTTTCACGAGGCCCTGAACTTCGCCGGGGTCTTCCGCCCCAAGACCGTTTTCTACATCCAGAACAACCAGTGGGCCATCTCGGTCCCGTTCCGGCAGCAGACGGCCGCCGGCTCCATCGCCCAGCGGGCCCACGGCTACGGGATCCCCGGGATACAGGTGGACGGGAACGACGTCCTGGCCTGCTACGCGGCGGCGAAGGAGGCATTGGACCGGGCGCGCTCCGGCGGGGGCGCCACGCTCATCGAGGCCCACACCTACCGCATGGAGAACCACACGACCGCGGACGACGCCAAGAAATACCGTCCTCCGGAGGAACTGGAATACTGGGCCCAGAGGGACCCCCTGGCCCGCATGCGGGCCTTCCTCGAATCCAGGAAGCTCTGGAGCGAGGCCGAAGAGGAGGCTTTCCTCGAGGAGGCCTCCGCCCGCGTGGAGCGGGACGTGGAGGCCCTCGAAGCCATGCCCGAGCCGCACCCCTCGGAGATCTTCGATTCCATGTACTCCGAACTGCCTTGGAACCTGGTGGAGCAGCGAGAGGCCCTTCTGAACGAGGTGGGACGATGA
- a CDS encoding alpha-ketoacid dehydrogenase subunit beta, translating into MTAKISESRAHSALHAVAEPAERLTLAQAVNQALRQEMERDPSVLVLGEDVGRDGGVFRVTEGLLDAFGPGRVMDTPLAESGIVGMAVGLAAAGFRPVAEIQFMGFMYPAVNQLFAHVARYRNRSRGLFHLPMVVRMPYGGGIHPPEHHSESYESLLLNTPGLKVVVPSNPADAKGLLLSAIRHEDPVVYLEPKRIYRAFREEVPTAAVPIPLGQARVAREGKDVTIIAWGSMVRQALEAHEALQREGISAEVLDLRTLNPLDLEALLQSVEKTGRAVVVHEAPRNAGFGAEIAALIQERALLSLLAPVQRVAGFDTVFPLSLLEAHYLPHRERVVAAVRKTLDF; encoded by the coding sequence ATGACCGCGAAGATCTCCGAAAGCCGGGCGCACTCGGCCTTGCACGCCGTCGCGGAGCCCGCCGAGCGCCTCACCCTGGCTCAGGCCGTCAACCAGGCCCTCCGGCAGGAGATGGAGCGGGATCCCTCGGTCCTCGTCCTCGGCGAAGACGTGGGCCGGGACGGCGGCGTCTTCCGCGTCACCGAAGGGCTTCTCGACGCCTTCGGCCCCGGAAGGGTGATGGACACTCCGCTGGCCGAAAGCGGCATCGTGGGCATGGCCGTCGGCCTGGCCGCGGCCGGGTTCCGTCCCGTTGCCGAGATCCAGTTCATGGGCTTCATGTACCCCGCCGTCAACCAGCTCTTCGCACACGTGGCGAGGTATCGGAACCGGTCCCGGGGCCTCTTCCACCTTCCCATGGTGGTGCGCATGCCCTACGGGGGCGGCATCCATCCCCCCGAGCACCACTCCGAATCCTACGAGTCCCTCCTGCTGAACACGCCCGGCCTCAAGGTCGTGGTGCCGAGCAACCCCGCCGACGCCAAGGGGCTTCTCCTCTCGGCCATCCGCCACGAGGACCCCGTGGTTTACCTGGAGCCCAAGCGCATTTACCGCGCCTTCCGGGAGGAGGTCCCGACGGCCGCCGTGCCGATTCCCCTGGGCCAGGCGCGCGTCGCCCGGGAGGGAAAGGACGTGACGATCATCGCGTGGGGCTCCATGGTCCGGCAGGCCCTGGAAGCCCACGAGGCGCTCCAGCGCGAGGGAATCTCCGCCGAGGTGCTGGACCTGAGGACCCTCAACCCGCTGGACCTCGAGGCCCTCCTCCAGTCGGTGGAGAAGACGGGCCGCGCCGTGGTGGTGCACGAGGCCCCCCGCAACGCCGGCTTCGGGGCCGAGATCGCCGCCCTGATCCAGGAGCGGGCGCTCCTGAGCCTCCTGGCGCCGGTCCAGCGCGTGGCGGGCTTCGACACGGTCTTTCCGCTCTCGCTCCTGGAGGCCCACTACCTTCCCCACCGGGAGCGCGTGGTGGCCGCCGTGCGAAAGACGCTGGATTTCTAA